The DNA region TGACAGAAAAAGCATACTTTAACATCTTGGTGTAAATGCTGTACAAGCTCTTATGCCTTCCTGACAAGTCAAAGGGGATGTCTTCTTCCTTGAGTGCCTGCTCCAGTCTCTCTTTAGCAGAAGTAATCATTGCTTCATCATAAGATTCCACGAGCTGAGATGAGATTTCATTGTGCTTCTCAGGATTGAGATGCTTAAAGCACAGGTTCTCCAGGCTCTCCTTCCAGCTTGAGATCCCAAGCCGATTGGCCAAGGGGGCAAATATCTCCAGGGTCTCCTTTGCAAATCTCTGCTGCTTTGGCAACGAGATCGCGCTAAGTGTTGCCATGTTGTGTAGGCGATCAGCCAACTTGATGAGGACTGCCCTTGCATCTGCCATTGCAAGGAACATGGTGTGAAGGCGGTCTGCCTCAGCAGTTTTGCTCGCAGTGTTGTTCTCCCGGGCAAGCTGACTCAGCTCGCTTAGCTTAGATACCTAACCAAGCCCAAAGAGGGACAAAAGCAGTTGAACTTTGATCACTGAACAAATAGAAGTATACATAGAAAGAGAGACAATGAGGGGGTAAACTTCTAACAAGATGCAAAGACAATGATACACATTATCAGCAAAGTTGAAGTTCGGGACAACCACGTGATCTGCCTTTATTTTGTATGTTGCATGTGTTACAAAAAGAAGTAGATGTTCATGCACTAATAAAAGAACTAGGAGCTCTCCAACCATTACTACTGAATTAATGATTGTCTTCACAAAAGGTGATCGTAGAAATATTCATAAACATCCATATTAAGGATAAAGGTTGCTGACTATATGCTGATGCAAAGAATTTGCAGAATAATGATGACATGCAATGGACATCGTCCATTCATATACTGATATATCAATGTGCTGACTTGTGAATGCAAAACATGTCATAGACGGATTCCATCTTTTGTGATCTAAatacatgtacatatatatacagagCAGAAAGGAACAGCGGGAAGCTTCAAAAGGCACTGCTAATCCAAAAAGTATCTCAATAAGGTGAACAGGTTTTGACACAATCTCTCACCCCTTTAACCAAATCGGCAACATCAGCTCCGAAAGTCCTGCGAATATGGGTGTAACTCACAGAGGAATCATCAAGTGTGTCATGTAATAGCCCTGCAGCGACCACTGTTGAATTAGCACCAATGAGTGCCAGTGACACTGCTGTTTCCACGCAATGCTGCAAGTAAGGGTCACCACTCGCACGCATCTACATCAAAAGCAGAGCAAGAAAAGCTCCTGAGCACCACATCGTAATACTcccaagagaaaaaaaatcttccaCAGAAATTTATCTAGGCTATCAACAAATAAAATGTAATCCACAGTAATCAACGCAAGACTAATGTCCTATGAAACATGAAAATTAACATGAGCTGCCATCCTTACCTGCCCTCTATGCGCTTTCTCAGCCTCGTGAAATGCTTTAACTACAAAGTCATCATAGAAGATATCATGCCTCAACTGGGCACCCAATAGCAACTCCTCCACATGTGGCTCCGAAGTAGACTTAACTTCTCCAAACGCACCTTCTAAATTGAAGGTCAACTCCTCCATATCAACAGCTCCACCACCTCCACCACCACAGATCTCAATAGCTGGTGAATCATAGTCGACACAAGAAGAGCCCAAAGCGTGCCTAACAAACCCATTGAACAACCCGGCAGAACTTTGCAAGATCCTCATCGGGGGACTCTTTATAGACCCACTAGagctactactactactactacaaGAGACTGGTCCCTGCAATACAGACACTGGGCTTTGATGATGATCTCTCTTAAAAGACCCAGCAAATCTGCCGCTGGACGAGTACGAGTACCCAAAAGAGCTGCTCAGTTCCTTCAATTCTTCACCTTTATCATGCCTGAAGGAGCCCAGTTCCTCCCCAAAGCTAGAGGAAGACGAGCTTTTCACCGTGGACGGTGAAGCGAATAGGCAAGAGAGGCCTCCAACTATCGGCTTCTGCGACGGGGCTGACGAGGTGGATGGCCTCGAGTTCAAATCGAAATCGTAGGACACATTGGAGTTGATCTGGTGGGTTGTGGAGCACACAGTGCTCGGTGGGCTTGCATACAAAGCAATTGTCGGAGCCATGGAATACTAACCTTCGTCAGTAAACCCCAAATTCAGCCTTCCCTCAAAGACAATTTGCAGAATCGGAATCTTTAGGGGCTGCAAATGGCAATCATACACCGGCAATCAATGAATTGAAAGAAACAAAGGGAACCCAACAAAATTCCTCCACAAACCCCCCAATTTTTCGAGCTGATTTCCTCCCAGAACCGACAATCTTGCAGAGAAATGCCTGATTTTCCAGGGAAAGGTTCAACCTTGAAGCTAGATTTGAGATGGGTCTGGTGGAAAGGGCAGCCCCAATGAACAGAGAAGCGCAAAAAGGGAAACCAGCATGTACAGATTTAAGCTGATCCGGAGCTGAATTGAGCTGAAATACTACACGAAGGACGAAAATGGGAAGGAATTACAGCCGTAGTACTAACAATCGGAGGAATTAGAGTCGCACACGCAATGAAATTGTAGGGCCGGGAGGGGAgacatgagagagagagagagagagagagagagagagagagagacgagcGATGAGAGATTGAGCGAGTTCTTTTCGTAAATTTTTCCAGAGAATGGGATTGCCTCACGGCCAGGAAATATGGAATAGTGCAATTACATCTCTACCCTCCTGCCCCTGCCGGATCTATTTTGTATACACAatgccttcttcttcttctttctttttttttttttactagaTTTGATATCCGCGCAACGCGCAaacaattttgatattttttttaatttatcgtaaataaataaataaaatctttaCATTTTTATGGCTTATTATGTTTATGGCTTATCTGTGGTATTATATATTGTAGATGTAAAATTGGTTGAATGTATAAATTTATTGTTGTTATATgttactctttttttaatagaaacttttaaatttatttgtaatatatttgtatagatgatcttatttatttttcataaaaatttattcaaaaataatatacgACATAATGCTAAATCCAATACAATTTTtcatatgaatatttatattaaataatacatatttcgcgtatcaataatataaaaatagaacAATTTTTACAATTTGTAGTAATAGGAGTTACATAATTGCAACTCTTATCTTAAAAGTTTCGTATTTATATTACATATTGGACATGATATATGTGTCACTTTGTACGGGCCCAAAAGGGGGAGCCCCTGATCTATCCCTCTCTCAAAGACCTTCCAACCCCTCGACcttattttttaagatttaattaattaattttattttaatttctcttttcttttactttttaaataattttaatttggaaTCACTGATAGATTACCACATAAGTAAAATTAATGGTGTCAAGTCCACATTAAagatgtcttttttttttgcaaaaataaaatatgaaaaaagcaaaataaaaataagaaaagttgGATGAAAAGTTTCAAACACAATATATGTTTCTACCACTACAATACTAATAAATTTATGTGCTGGACTCACATCACACGAATGGAGATTCCTCATCGCACATGCTCGAATAGCCTaccttttaaaaaaactataaTAGATTAATCCCTACAGCAATTTTCTTAAGATTTTTAGCTAGctttaaagaaaaaggaaaatgaattccttttgaaaattttggagaGCCCTATGtcctaaataaataaataaataaatgtaccaatgagaaaaataaaaaaatctgaCCATTCCAAATTACctcaaatattaattaacataaattgtaTGATAAATGGATATCTTTAATATCAAACACTTatctcaaaatattaattaacataaaCTATATGACCGTACTGAAATAGATATCTTTAATATCAAACTCGCGGTGTGGTGACGTTAGATTTACTCATTTGTATCATGTCGCTATCTGGGAGAACTATTAAATCTAAAGTTGAGTGGGCCAAGTTGATAATAACAATGATTATGTTTCAGGGATAAGTTTATTTTTGCTCGATGCTTATCTTTCCCAGTTAGTTTATTTTATTCCATTGATAGTTGGAACGACAGAAACATTGGAAAGGCATATAATTTATGCACTTCAACATTAATTAAGGAATAATAATCGGGAGATTGTCCATTTTTGATGATGCATATATTGATGTAATCCCGCCTTTTATCTAAAGCTGCCCACCATCCAATATTTTCTATCTTGCCTATCCATATGTGATACTTTATTTGCATTGCGGTGGTTACTACATTTCAGAGTATAATCGACTTCCATCAATTAACCATTAGTTTATCGCACTAGTGGGGTGTGTCTTTTCATTAAATCATGTCCAGATTATCTCTTGGACTGTCTGCACCATATTCTAATTGAATAGAATCTGGATCAAACGAGCGATAATCTATATCTCCTCGTTGGTCTTCATATACCGTGTATGAAAACATCAACATGCAATGTCATGTCTGTCTTGAGCATATACAGCCGCACTGCGAGGttcaaatatttcatttatttcttttgataGATTTCagatatattttattacgaaaaaaggaaaattaaaagcGACCAATGAAAATTCACCAAAAGATATAGGGGGGCCCACCTCTAGAGATTCTATTCATCGGTCGGTCTAACTTGAAAGTAAGTATCAGGGGTAGGATGGACTTTTGACTTTCAGTAGACGAATCTTCCGGCCCTCTCCGGACCGTGCTCAGGAGGGAACTGATAGGGACACCCGCGGGTTCCTGTCGGGCTTCTGATTAGAGCAAAACATTGTGAAGCAGctgttttttttctgtttgatTCATTTTTGGTGTGGCTAACAGCCACCACGTGGCCCGCCAACCAGAAGCGACTGGCTACTGCTTGCCTACTTGGTCAGCTAGTACATCTCACACGTGTATACCCAACCACAGAGCCAACTTGGTCGAAGTTCGGCACGTGTTTTCATCCCATTCCGAAGTTGATCCAACTGTTATAACTGTAAAATCGACCCCTTTGCAAACATGGATGTCAACCATGAGAAAACATTAGGTGATCTTACCACATTACATAAAAAAACGCTAATCATGAAATTATAAACTTAATGCTAATCACTTGAATAATTACtataattattctttattaaaaaattcttattgATTATTCATCATCACATCATTTGAGATAAgatcatttaaaatattacCGTCAATCAGAGACTCCCCCAGCCGGATCGATATAGCGGAACCCGACTTGAGTACCAAAGGATTCGTAATCAATCAAGCCAGAGGGAGGATTCACGTAAAACTCATGCACCTATCTATTTTTGACTCGTTGTCAAGTCGCATCCTGAGACTGGAGAAACTCCATAGACAGACCAAAGTTTGGATAAGAGATACAGGGCAAAAGAATCTGACAGTATTTATTGATCAACAGGAAAAGATTCAGGGCAATGAATGAATCGGCATTCAGAAActcgaaaaaaagaattactaTGGACAAAACCGGCTACCatctcaaaaaataaaaggcaaCCATCCTCGCGGAAATTTACAAACTGCTTGAATCACAGCACGAGATTGAATGAAAACCAACAAtcaaatctttttttcttgcttGCTCTTACACCTCATCATCCTCCTTGTTCGGGTTTGGGTTCGGGTTAATGAGTATATGCACCTTCCCATCCTCGGATCTGCCGCAAAATGATATTTACAAATGGAAGAGGCACCTACACAGCATCTCTTACCAGTGTCAGCAAAGACATAAAAACCAAACCAGCACATGCGCTGGAAGGACAACGAGCTACAGAGCCACTTCGTGAATATTCGAATCTCACCTGCTGTGACAAAATTGTGTTTTCCCTGCTGTGGGGGAATTTGTTTTTCTGTGTAAAAGCAAAGGATGTCCTTTTAATGACAGTGAAGGAACTTCTCAGATGTTCTCGTGCTAGTCCGTCATCTGAAGACGAGGCTTCCATTCTGTTGAAGCCTTAGATTCTCGATGAGGGACTGGTAGAATGATTTCAATGCTTTGATGTCACAGCCCTGTGCAAAGGCAAACTAAAGGTGTAAGAGGAAGGACAAAGAAGAATCGCGAGATGGACAACTATGATCAAGAACACACTGCAGCATGCCATCTGCAATTTCAAGTATTATATCCAAGGGATCAATCTATGGGAGAGATCAGGTGTGATCAGGAGGATATAACATTATTCTACTCTTCCATATTACTTGTTTATCTCGGATGGGCCTTGTAGTTTATTCattgaagaaaaaagcaaGGGAGCTACCTCAAGTACCTGCAACTTTTGACAGTATTGCTCTGCCAAATCTTGAGGGCAATGTGCTGCTGGGAAACCTCTCGAGACAAAGTAAACAAGAAAATCGTCGCCAAACTTCTCATACATGACCTTTTGTGCTGATACAATTTCTCCAAACAAGAGAAGCTGCAACAGATATCCAATTTAACAAATCAAAATGCATATCCATAATCAGATGTTAAGTGGATATCTCTTTAGCAACTCAATTTTTCAGAAAGGctgaaatttcataaaatactATATTAACATTAAAGTTAGCCAAGGCCAAAAATATCTGAAACAGCCCGTTTAATACAATGGAGTCACAAGGGACAATGGAATTGCATCCTCGACAGAATTTCATAGCTGAATCCTCTTTCCATTGGAATGCACCAAACAAGTCATTAAGCTCTGGTCAAATCAATGATGAAAATTCTAAGGGTTTTCTGTTCGTGTAGTTAATCAAGAATAGGCTTCTCTATTGGCTTCCAACAAAAGAACCTGCACAATCCTCTAAGTCCACACCaaatttaatagaaaaattgtAAATCTAACATACGGATATCAATTATTAGAGGAGAAGCAATATAAAGGAAATTATCTTACAGTATTTGCATCCCGAAACTCGAAGGATTTATCAAGCACACTTTGCAAGCAACAATTAGTTGCAAAGGCCTCGATGACGAACCTTTGAAAACCAGGCACCTGCAATAAATGTTGCCAATTCAGTGCAAACAGAGATGATTCCAAGGATCAAGTTGCAGGTTCAACTAGAACAAGAGCGATGTGGAGAGTAGACAATACCTTCTCTTCATTTGGCCCAGTGCACCAATCTTTTATTAATCTAGTAAATATCTGTACACATGCCTGCATGATGCATGAGCAATCACATTAGAACTCAAGCCGTACTAAGAAGGCTGACTACTCTGAGAAGAAGCAAAGTCAAaagcaaaaatatatatataaaacgcaCTAACTACTAGAAATAGCATTAAACTTTGCTAGAGATGAAGTTGGAACTAGCTTTTCCATCCTCCCTAATCACCCTTTCAAAATCCTCCAATTCCacacaccccccccccccccccccccccaaaaaaaaaaaatacaaatacaaaTACGGGACAATAAGACAATTTGAAACTCCAAAACGTACCTTCCTCACAAGAATGTCTCTGTGATTGCAAGAGGTATAGAGTAATAACTGCATCAGTCGGTCCAGATAACCCCTACTTTTGGGTGAAAGGAAGATTGATGATAAACCG from Punica granatum isolate Tunisia-2019 chromosome 3, ASM765513v2, whole genome shotgun sequence includes:
- the LOC116199569 gene encoding probable GTP diphosphokinase RSH3, chloroplastic, translating into MAPTIALYASPPSTVCSTTHQINSNVSYDFDLNSRPSTSSAPSQKPIVGGLSCLFASPSTVKSSSSSSFGEELGSFRHDKGEELKELSSSFGYSYSSSGRFAGSFKRDHHQSPVSVLQGPVSCSSSSSSSSGSIKSPPMRILQSSAGLFNGFVRHALGSSCVDYDSPAIEICGGGGGGAVDMEELTFNLEGAFGEVKSTSEPHVEELLLGAQLRHDIFYDDFVVKAFHEAEKAHRGQMRASGDPYLQHCVETAVSLALIGANSTVVAAGLLHDTLDDSSVSYTHIRRTFGADVADLVKGVSKLSELSQLARENNTASKTAEADRLHTMFLAMADARAVLIKLADRLHNMATLSAISLPKQQRFAKETLEIFAPLANRLGISSWKESLENLCFKHLNPEKHNEISSQLVESYDEAMITSAKERLEQALKEEDIPFDLSGRHKSLYSIYTKMLKKNLSVDKIHDIHGLRLIVENEEDCYKALKIVHELWSAVSGKFKDYISHPKYNGYQSLHTVVMGEGTVPLEVQIRTREMHLQAEFGFAAHWRYKEGDCKHSSFVLQMVEWARWVITWQCETMSKDQSSLTYGANSMKSSCMFPSHSKDCPFSYEACCNKEGPIYIIMIENDKMSVQELPANSTMMDLLERIGQESTRWSPYSFPRKEELRPRLNRESMDDPTCRLRMGDVVELTPALPEKSLTEYREEIQRMYNRGLAVASSGPSVSTASGWRS